The Pochonia chlamydosporia 170 chromosome Unknown PCv3seq00008, whole genome shotgun sequence sequence ATCTGATCCCTTTGTTTCAGCACATCTCTCAACAGCTGCCACCCATCCTCGCGCAGACAGCATTGGAAATCAATGTTGTTCCGTGTCCATCCCAGCGTGCATGATAGCGGAAACAGTTTTGTCcctgccttggctttgttcGGGTCTCTTAGCTTATCTTCAATACTTGcctcaaagtcttcaaaaTATTCCTTCATCACGATAGCGACATGATTCCAAAGCATAGAAGGCATTTTGGCAGAATACCACAAGTGAATCACTGCCTCAGCATTGATGTAGGGATCGTGCTGTCTGGCGAAGAGTATATGAAGAGCGAGGAAGTCCCGGCAAAGATGTGGTGAGAGATCTGGCATCAGCGTGAATTTCAGAACCGGATTTGCTGTTTTCGGCAACCTTAGAATCGTGGCTATGACATGTCGAAGCAGCGATTCTGTGGGCAATGGTCATTACCCATACACCTTTCAATCGCATGGTTGAGTATCATACGGCCAGATATTATAATGTTCAACCTCCCATCAAAGTACCTGCCTTCATTCCTCCTGAGATTTAGCAGGTCTGTCGCGGCGTAGCTTGACCAAAACGTCTCGTGCATTCTCATGGCCAGTTGTTCGCCGTCGGCCACGTCGTTCAGGCTGTCAAATTCGTGTTTTCTTGTGCAGTCTGGCTCGTGTTGTGGCCAATGCGCATCTTTGCAGGCATCATCGCAATACTATCTGTGTCAGTCTACGAGTTTGCCACATGTGCCATACGTACAGCAACGAGCAAGCAATGTGGACAATCGATGGTTGGAGAGCCGCCACAAGGATGACCATCCTTGTCTCGCGCCGCACAGGCTGGCTTGGTAATGGAATATGACTCTGATTTTGCTTTcgatttggccatggcggtATCGTATCAAGCCCATATGCTTGGCGGTAATGGGTTACTTTCCCTTGATCCAAAGGAGCGAATGAGGTGGTAATGAATTTGCTGACGAACAATCGAAACAAGACGACGGCGAAAGGCGGCCGAAGTAGATGACGAGATGACGGATTGCTCGGCAACGGCAAGACAGAAAGAAACAGAACCATTAGATCATTGGATCAAGCGAAGTAACCAGACAACTCAAATGCTCCTTCCAACCGCGAGGCAGGAGCCACGGTTTTCCGTTTCCAATTCCACATGATTCTCAATTCAGCAGTGTCAGGTATTTATGGAACGAGTATATTTTTAGACACTTCCGAGATCAATAATAATAGAATCAACTCAGCCGGGCGCCTGCTAACACAACAAAGCAGCCCATCCGTCTGTCCATCTCAACCCTCCCATTATCAGTACCATGACCGCAAACGAGACGACAACACTTGTCGCGCCATATATGTACGAGTGTCTCCTCCTTAAACTATTCAACTCGGCAACCCACGTCGACACCGTCGTCAAGCAGCCACAAAATCCGTCTTCTACGCCCTGCAGGACCTGGCAGCCGATGACGCCACCACTCGGAATGTGAGCCACGTCCCACGCCATGCCCAAAACTGCAGTCCCAAGAACATTGGCAGCAAATGTGCCTAGTGGGAACGACGCCATCTTGCCGTTCAGATAGATGGCAAGGTAGAATCTGGCGAGACACCCAAGAGGCGCAAATACAAGGGCAAACGTTGCCTGTCCACGCCACTGGTCGTGCGGAgggaagatggacatgaGGACTGCACCTAGCCAGCAACCCCATCCTAGCAAGACAAACAGAGGATCCAAGACCTTCCTAGCAACGTTGTATGGTATTGATGGGATGATGGACTCTGTTGCAATCGCAAGGTGTGCCCCAAAGACCAGGCCGGCCAACGAAAGGCCGACTGTCGTAATGATGACCGCCAGCATGGCCATAAATGAATAGCCACCGTTTCGACTCTGCGCAGTGGTCCCAAACCCTGGTGCTACAATGTcgttggacatggcgagaaAGACATCGCGAATGAAGgtggagaagctggtgaaACTCCCACAGAACCCCGTTGCAAGTCCAATGTACAAGGGAATAGTCTTCTTCGTCGCAAGGTACGCTTTCTTGGCAGCTGCGAGATCGATACCCGTTGTTGAATCCGACCCAGATGCGCTCTCCTCATCGTTTCGTTTCTTTGCGCGCGTGAGAACTCGGTCGTATGTGGGTGTTCCCCATTCGTTGCGGAATAACATGCGATCCTCTGCCAGGAAGCC is a genomic window containing:
- a CDS encoding CrcB-like protein (similar to Metarhizium acridum CQMa 102 XP_007806646.1); the encoded protein is MGFLAEDRMLFRNEWGTPTYDRVLTRAKKRNDEESASGSDSTTGIDLAAAKKAYLATKKTIPLYIGLATGFCGSFTSFSTFIRDVFLAMSNDIVAPGFGTTAQSRNGGYSFMAMLAVIITTVGLSLAGLVFGAHLAIATESIIPSIPYNVARKVLDPLFVLLGWGCWLGAVLMSIFPPHDQWRGQATFALVFAPLGCLARFYLAIYLNGKMASFPLGTFAANVLGTAVLGMAWDVAHIPSGGVIGCQVLQGVEDGFCGCLTTVSTWVAELNSLRRRHSYIYGATSVVVSFAVMVLIMGGLRWTDGWAALLC
- a CDS encoding MYND finger family protein (similar to Metarhizium acridum CQMa 102 XP_007806645.1); translation: MPDLSPHLCRDFLALHILFARQHDPYINAEAVIHLWYSAKMPSMLWNHVAIVMKEYFEDFEASIEDKLRDPNKAKAGTKLFPLSCTLGWTRNNIDFQCCLREDGWQLLRDVLKQRDQISSEDAAAIRALDLEKNSEPLNVAAARMTHSRFLGLCKWRNDGMLLPFGHPRDDFDMFNP